CCGGATTCTGGTTGTCGATGATGAAGCAGACTCTCTTGATTTCCTCGCTTTCGTCTTGGAACAAGCAGGTGCAGAAGTGACGGCAACAGCATCCGCAATCGCTGCATTACAACTACTGACGCAATCGAAGCCAGATATTCTCATCAGCGACATCGGGATGCCGGAGATGGACGGCTATATGCTGATGCGTCAGGTGCGATTGCTGGAATCAGAGCAAGAAAATAATATTGCTGCAATCGCACTAACTGCCTATGCTGGAGAGATGAATCAGCAACAGGCACTTGCCGCAGGTTTTCAACGGCACATCGCCAAACCTGTGGACCCAGAAACACTGGTTCAACAGATCAAGAACATGGTTAATTGTATTTAACTGGCCGATCTCAGCAAACGCGCGATCGCTTTCACCAATTCCTCAGGTTCCACAGGCTTCGAGATATGCATCCCAAATCCGGCAGCTAAGGCTTGCTGCTGATTGATTTCTCCGGCATAGGCAGTTAGTGCGATCGCTGGAATCGTGCCTCCTTGTTCAGGTGACCACTTTCTAATTTGCCGAATCAGGGAATAGCCATCCATCTCTGGCATCCCAATGTCACATAACAGCAGATCGGGGATAGATTGATTCAGGAGGGTCAACGCCTGTGCAGCCGAAGCGGCTGTGGCAACTTGTGCGCCAGATTGCGTTAGGGTGAATGCTGCCAACTCCCGCATATCTGCATCGTCGTCCACAACCAAGACCTGAATACCTGCTAAATCTGTTGCACTTTCTGGGTGCCTGTCATCACAAGAGGGTTCCGGCTCGACAATGTTTAATGGGAGCCGGATGATAAATGTAGCCCCTAAGTTCTGTCCTAAGCTGTCTGCGTGAACGGTTCCTCCGTGTAATTCGGTAAGATGGCGGACGATCGCGAGTCCCAATCCCAATCCGCCGAATTGTCGGGTCGTTGTGCCATCTTCTTGACGGAAGTAGTCAAACACATAGGGTAAGAAGTCTGGATTGATGCCTCTTCCAGTATCTTTAACTTGAATCTGAGCATACGTGGCAACTTGCTCTAGTTGCACCTCGATTCGTCCGCCGGCTGGGGTGAATTTCACGGCATTGGAAAGGAGGTTCCAGACTACCTGTTGGAGGCGATTGGTATCACCTGAAACCGTTTTTGAAATAGGATTAAACGTGGTGTGGATTTGAATGTGTTTGGCTTCGGCTGCTAGTTGTACCGTTTCCAGGGCGGCTTCAATCGTTGCCGCTAGATGCACTGGAGCGACGTTTAACGTCATTTTTCCTTGGAGAATGCGCGAGACATCCAACAAGTCCTCAATTAATTGCGCTTGCAGCTTGGCGTTGCGTTCGATCGTTTCCAGGGCTTGCTGGGTTTTTGTGGCATCGAGTCGCCCAGTTCGTAGCAATTTTGTCCAGCCCAGAATCGGATTGAGGGGCGATCGCAACTCGTGGGACAACACCGCCAAGAATTCGTCTTTAATTCGGTTAGCGGCTTCTGCTTTTGTGCGATCGCGTTGAGCCTGCCGGTACAACTGAGCATTGTCGATCGCCAAAGAAGCACGACGAGCCAATTCCTCTGCCAGTTGCAAATCTGCTGAGGTATACCGTCGTCCAGATTCGGCACCGATAAAGGAAATGACCCCTAGAATTCGTGCCTGAGTTCGTAGTGGCACCGTCATTACCGAGCTGAATCCAACCTGCCGCAGTATTTCCAAATGCTCTGGGTCACGCGCTGAGAGTACCAACAGTTCATCGGGAATCTCCGGCACTAAATCAGGTTGCCCAGTTCGCAATGTAAATGCAGCACCGCGAGGGTCATTCAGGTTCAGTGGATACTTGTCTCTAATCTGATAGGCCCATTCCAGTTTAGCCGGCTCGATGTGAGCAACTGCAATCTGCTCGATCTCACCATCCTCTTCTATCATGTGAACCGTACACCAGTCCGCTAATTCCGGCACTGTAAGCTGCGCGACTCGTTCTAGAGTCGTTTGAAAATCGAGTGAGGATGCAAGGACGGCACTTGCCTCAGAGAGAAACCGTTGGGCAAGCTCTAATCTGACGCGCTCAGTCACATCTACCACATAAACTAGAACGCCTTCGACCTGACCATTTGAGTTAACGGTCGGAAGATAGTAAACGTTGTAGTAGCCGGGCCGGCGATCACTGCGTCCGGGAACATTCACCGCAAAGTTCGGTGAAATGAAAGGATTGCCTGTGGCGTAAATCTGATGAAAGACTTCAACTAATTTTGGATCGGACTGACCAAAAAGATCTGGAATTGAATAGCCTAAGTGTTGCTCGCGGGTTAATCCATTAATTTCTGCTAATGCTTCGTTGATGGCAATAAATCGCTGCTCGGAATCTAACAGAGCAAGTCCAATCGGTGATGTTTCAAAGATGGTTTCCAGTTGGCGCTGTGCGGCTTCTGCGTGAGAACGGGCAATGCGTTCGCGCTCTAGGAGTTGTTCCCGTTCCTGTTCCGCTTGCTTGCGTTCTGTGATATCAATGACGACGCCGATCGAGTGCTTGGGATTTCCCTGAGAATCATAAGTAAACTGTCCTCTTGCTTCGACCCAGTGAATCGAGCCATCTGACCAACACAGGCGATATTCATGGTGATACTCTTTCTTCTCAGCTATGGCTCGCTGAAGTTTCGCCTCAACTTCTGCTAGGTCATCGCGATGAACCCGACTTGCCCAAACTTCATAGCCCGGTTCGCACTCATTCGGTTGAAGACCTACCACCATGAAGTGTCCTTCTGACCAAAGCAATGCATCGGTCTGCATATCCCAGTCCCACGTTCCCATGCGTCCGATTTTTACTGCCAGTTGCAGATGAGCTTCACTTTCGCGCAATTCCTCTTCCGCCCGCGATCGCTCCACGGCTAGCCAGGTTTTTTCAGCAATTCGCTCCATCACCGCCACATCTTCCTCCGTCCAGTGGCGAACACAGACATGGTGCAACACCAACAATGCGACAAACCGTCCCTCTTTCACCAAGGGAACACATAGGAGAGATTTGGTTTGAATTGCGTCAAAGGCAGCCGCCCCGACTCCGGCAGTCCGAGGATCGCTATCAACATCGTCCACGACGATTGTTCTACCCTGTTTTAATTCAGCGATGATTTCAGGACCAAAGGAATCCAGGTGGTGTTTGCCCACCACGCTGATTACACCATTGCAGAAATCGCGCTCAACGATGACGTATTCCTGAGTGGAATCAATTTCACCGTAGGTACAGCGAGTGACTTGGAAATGTTGTCCTGTGCCACAAACCACTTGCCACATAATTTCCTTGGGGTCTTGAATGGCACGAATCGCCTCATTCAATTCGAGCAGGAATTGCTGAATTTCTTCTTTCTGCTGGAGGTTCTTGAGTAGTTGTTCAATCTGTTGCCTTGCCCGCACCTGGGCTGTCACTTCAATGTTATAAATCAACACGCCCTGAATAGTTCCCTCAGCATCCCGCCAAGCCGGACAGATGCAGTTGAAAAATCCCTCTTCCAACACACCATCGCCGTTGCGATCCCAGTAAGCAGGTGACTCATTCCGAATGAACGTTTCTCCCGTCCGGTAAACGCGCTCAAGGACATCAAAGTAAATTTGCCCCTCTATCTGCGGGAAAACATCCCGGATTGATTTCCCGATCATGTCTGGAGTGCGCCCAGTCCCTTGCAGATAGGTTGGATTGGCAAATTCATACACAAGATCGGCACCTTTAACAATGCCAATCATGGCAGGCAATTGCATCAGGATCTCATGCAACCGCTTGCGTTCGGTTTCTGCTTCCAGTCTGGCAGTTTGTTCTCGTTTTAAAAGGCGATCACGCTCTGCTTCGATCTGTTTGCGTTGGGTGATGTCAACCGAAACGCCAACAATGCGAACTCCCTGTCCGGTTTCATCCAGATAAACTCGCCCCTGACTGTTGATCCAGCGCACAACGCCGTCGGGACAAATTACCCGGTACTCCTGCACGTAGGACTGTTCTCCAGCAATTGCTCCTGTCGCCGCTTGCATCACCCGTTGTCGATCGTCTGGATGGATGAGCGCAAAAAAGTCTTCTCCTGTGCCTTCTTGAAGACCCCAAACTTCTAGAGCATTGGCAGAACACACCACTCGATTGGTCGGCAAATCCATATCCCAGACCACCATCTGAGCCGCCGTTAATGCCAATCGCAGGCGTTCTTCGCTCTCTCGTAATGCCTGTTCAACTTGTTTGTAATCCGTTACATCACGAGCAATACTTAGTACCGTTTCCACGCAGCCATAACTTGTCAATTCAGGTACAATAAGCGCCTGATACCATCGAATACCATTTAGACTCGGAAACTTAAATTCAATCGTCTGTTCCTGCCCGGTTGCAAAGACTTGCCGTAAACTATCATGCCAAAAA
Above is a genomic segment from Microcoleus sp. FACHB-68 containing:
- a CDS encoding PAS domain S-box protein; this translates as MKRDAIGKFVSNWNSETKQRVSVSLTNTAWRALDKEAHRRGISRSEVIERFARTLEGEQLLVAQETEGKVETILESITDAFVAFDHDWRYTYVNQAAAKILHKTPEELLGKHVWNEVFPELVNGIAYRELHRAVAQQVPVSWEEFAEPVQCWLEANAYPSAEGVAVYFRDITERKQAEAERERLLHELEIERARFEAVLRQMPAGVMIADAASGKLVLANEQTKQLVGYGYEQLLELEEYTPILPCEIFRLDGQLYAPHEYPLVRSLKTGEVVTNEEIEIHRDDGNRLFINVNSAPILDNQGQIVAAVVIFQDVSERKLVEQALRESESRLRSLFDANLIGIIIGNFQGNILEVNDAWLATLGYTREEVLLGEVNFLEITPPEFRHLDQQAMAQMKQVGRHAPFEKEYIRKDGSRVPVLIGTAYLGGPNDLGVGFLIDLTERKRLESELRQREQQFKMVAENSPDIISRVDAEFRHIYVSPSVELATGIPSEQFVGKTNVELGMPEDLYRFWHDSLRQVFATGQEQTIEFKFPSLNGIRWYQALIVPELTSYGCVETVLSIARDVTDYKQVEQALRESEERLRLALTAAQMVVWDMDLPTNRVVCSANALEVWGLQEGTGEDFFALIHPDDRQRVMQAATGAIAGEQSYVQEYRVICPDGVVRWINSQGRVYLDETGQGVRIVGVSVDITQRKQIEAERDRLLKREQTARLEAETERKRLHEILMQLPAMIGIVKGADLVYEFANPTYLQGTGRTPDMIGKSIRDVFPQIEGQIYFDVLERVYRTGETFIRNESPAYWDRNGDGVLEEGFFNCICPAWRDAEGTIQGVLIYNIEVTAQVRARQQIEQLLKNLQQKEEIQQFLLELNEAIRAIQDPKEIMWQVVCGTGQHFQVTRCTYGEIDSTQEYVIVERDFCNGVISVVGKHHLDSFGPEIIAELKQGRTIVVDDVDSDPRTAGVGAAAFDAIQTKSLLCVPLVKEGRFVALLVLHHVCVRHWTEEDVAVMERIAEKTWLAVERSRAEEELRESEAHLQLAVKIGRMGTWDWDMQTDALLWSEGHFMVVGLQPNECEPGYEVWASRVHRDDLAEVEAKLQRAIAEKKEYHHEYRLCWSDGSIHWVEARGQFTYDSQGNPKHSIGVVIDITERKQAEQEREQLLERERIARSHAEAAQRQLETIFETSPIGLALLDSEQRFIAINEALAEINGLTREQHLGYSIPDLFGQSDPKLVEVFHQIYATGNPFISPNFAVNVPGRSDRRPGYYNVYYLPTVNSNGQVEGVLVYVVDVTERVRLELAQRFLSEASAVLASSLDFQTTLERVAQLTVPELADWCTVHMIEEDGEIEQIAVAHIEPAKLEWAYQIRDKYPLNLNDPRGAAFTLRTGQPDLVPEIPDELLVLSARDPEHLEILRQVGFSSVMTVPLRTQARILGVISFIGAESGRRYTSADLQLAEELARRASLAIDNAQLYRQAQRDRTKAEAANRIKDEFLAVLSHELRSPLNPILGWTKLLRTGRLDATKTQQALETIERNAKLQAQLIEDLLDVSRILQGKMTLNVAPVHLAATIEAALETVQLAAEAKHIQIHTTFNPISKTVSGDTNRLQQVVWNLLSNAVKFTPAGGRIEVQLEQVATYAQIQVKDTGRGINPDFLPYVFDYFRQEDGTTTRQFGGLGLGLAIVRHLTELHGGTVHADSLGQNLGATFIIRLPLNIVEPEPSCDDRHPESATDLAGIQVLVVDDDADMRELAAFTLTQSGAQVATAASAAQALTLLNQSIPDLLLCDIGMPEMDGYSLIRQIRKWSPEQGGTIPAIALTAYAGEINQQQALAAGFGMHISKPVEPEELVKAIARLLRSAS